A genomic region of Xanthomonas fragariae contains the following coding sequences:
- a CDS encoding diffusible signal factor-reguated Ax21 faimly virulence factor: protein MKNSLLALGLLAALPFAASAAENLSYNFVEGDYVRTPTEGRDADGWGAKASYAVAPNFHVFGDYSKQNADDDDNVFDSSNSDFQQWGVGVGYNHEIATSTDFVARVAYRKLDLDTPNISFDGYSVEAGLRNAFGEHFEVYALAGYEDFSKKRGIDIGDNFYGRLGAQVKLNQNWGINGDIRMDGDGNKEWSVGPRFSW, encoded by the coding sequence ATGAAGAACTCACTGCTGGCCCTCGGCCTTCTTGCAGCCCTGCCGTTTGCGGCCTCCGCTGCTGAAAACCTCTCCTACAACTTCGTCGAAGGCGACTACGTGCGCACTCCGACCGAAGGCCGCGACGCTGATGGTTGGGGCGCGAAGGCTTCCTACGCCGTTGCGCCAAACTTCCACGTGTTCGGCGATTACAGCAAGCAGAACGCTGACGACGACGACAACGTGTTCGATAGCTCCAACTCCGACTTCCAGCAATGGGGCGTCGGTGTGGGCTATAACCACGAGATCGCCACGAGCACCGATTTCGTTGCCCGCGTCGCTTACCGCAAGCTGGACCTAGACACCCCGAACATCAGCTTCGACGGCTACAGCGTTGAAGCCGGTCTGCGTAACGCCTTCGGCGAACACTTCGAAGTCTATGCCCTGGCTGGCTACGAAGATTTCTCCAAGAAGCGTGGCATCGACATCGGTGACAACTTCTACGGCCGCCTTGGCGCCCAGGTGAAGTTGAATCAGAACTGGGGCATCAACGGCGATATCCGTATGGACGGCGACGGCAACAAGGAATGGTCGGTCGGCCCGCGCTTCAGCTGGTAA
- a CDS encoding NAD(P)H-dependent glycerol-3-phosphate dehydrogenase, whose protein sequence is MSDSKQKIAVLGAGSWGTALAALLARHGHPTVLWGRDASMVDAIDRSHENVRYLPGIALPESLRATTDLQLAIAATGWILVVVPSHAFTETIQLIAPLRPAGAGVVWATKGFEPGSGRFLHEVARDILGPSVPLAVVTGPSFAKEVTLGLPTAITVHGDDAAFAQVVADAMHGPTFRAYTGDDMVGAELGGAMKNVLAVATGVADGMQLGLNARAGLITRGLNEMLRLAAVIGARPETLMGLAGLGDLVLTCTGDLSRNRRLGLALGRGQSLNDAIRQIGQVVESVQTADEVMRQAEYHGIELPISNAVRAVLHGDITPEAGLKELLARERKPEYPQTLFSRP, encoded by the coding sequence ATGAGCGATTCGAAACAGAAGATCGCCGTTCTCGGCGCCGGTTCCTGGGGAACGGCCTTGGCCGCACTGCTCGCCAGACACGGTCACCCGACCGTGCTCTGGGGGCGCGATGCATCTATGGTGGATGCCATCGATCGCAGCCACGAAAATGTGCGCTATTTGCCGGGCATTGCGCTGCCTGAGAGTCTGCGCGCGACCACCGATCTGCAGCTGGCCATCGCCGCTACAGGTTGGATCTTGGTCGTGGTGCCCTCGCATGCGTTCACCGAGACCATCCAGCTGATTGCACCGCTGCGTCCGGCCGGTGCCGGTGTTGTGTGGGCGACCAAGGGGTTCGAGCCCGGCTCCGGGCGGTTTCTGCATGAAGTTGCGCGCGACATCCTCGGCCCCAGCGTTCCGCTTGCCGTGGTAACCGGGCCGTCGTTCGCCAAGGAAGTCACGCTCGGCTTGCCGACCGCCATTACTGTGCACGGCGACGATGCGGCGTTTGCGCAAGTAGTAGCCGATGCGATGCATGGCCCCACCTTCCGCGCCTACACCGGTGATGACATGGTGGGCGCTGAGCTCGGTGGCGCGATGAAAAATGTACTGGCGGTGGCGACCGGTGTGGCCGACGGCATGCAACTCGGCCTCAACGCACGTGCCGGTTTGATCACGCGTGGCTTGAACGAGATGCTGCGCCTGGCGGCAGTCATCGGTGCGCGTCCAGAAACCTTGATGGGCCTGGCCGGGTTGGGCGATCTGGTGCTGACCTGCACTGGCGATCTGTCGCGCAATCGCCGGTTGGGATTGGCGTTGGGACGTGGGCAGAGCCTGAACGATGCGATCCGCCAGATCGGCCAGGTAGTCGAGTCGGTACAGACCGCCGACGAAGTGATGCGTCAAGCCGAATATCACGGCATCGAATTACCGATCTCCAACGCCGTACGTGCCGTATTGCATGGCGATATCACCCCGGAAGCAGGCTTGAAAGAATTGCTGGCACGCGAGCGTAAGCCCGAGTATCCGCAGACCTTGTTTAGTCGGCCTTGA
- the secB gene encoding protein-export chaperone SecB produces MSDEIINGAAAPADAAAGPAFTIEKIYVKDVSFESPNAPAVFNDANQPELQLNLNQKVQRLNDNAFEVVLAVTLTCTASGKTAYVAEVQQAGVFGLVGLDPQAIDVLLGTQCPNILFPYVRTLVSDLIQAGGFPPFYLQPINFEALYAETLRQRSQGEDASLADSEPAGNA; encoded by the coding sequence ATGTCCGACGAAATCATCAACGGCGCGGCTGCGCCGGCCGACGCCGCTGCTGGCCCCGCTTTCACCATCGAGAAGATTTACGTCAAGGACGTTTCTTTCGAATCGCCGAACGCACCGGCCGTCTTCAATGACGCCAACCAGCCCGAGCTTCAGCTGAATCTCAATCAGAAGGTGCAGCGACTTAACGATAACGCCTTCGAAGTCGTGCTGGCTGTGACCCTGACCTGCACCGCCAGCGGCAAGACCGCGTACGTGGCCGAAGTGCAGCAGGCGGGCGTGTTCGGCCTGGTCGGTCTGGACCCGCAGGCGATCGACGTGCTGCTCGGCACCCAGTGCCCGAACATTCTGTTCCCGTATGTGCGCACCCTGGTCAGCGACCTGATCCAGGCTGGCGGCTTCCCACCGTTCTATCTGCAGCCGATCAACTTCGAAGCCCTGTACGCAGAGACTCTGCGTCAGCGTTCGCAGGGCGAAGACGCCTCGTTGGCCGATTCCGAGCCGGCTGGCAACGCCTAA
- a CDS encoding rhodanese-like domain-containing protein, translated as MNFEDLQAFVGRNPMLSLALVGLTIALIVTEVGRLFRGYRALQPAELTRLINSENALVIDLSPTADFEKGHIAGSRSVALAKFDPAGKLLANAKASAVVVVCRNGNASAGAAKTLKKAGFAQVYWLEGGVAAWQMAELPLVKGRA; from the coding sequence GTGAATTTCGAAGATCTGCAGGCCTTTGTCGGCCGCAACCCCATGTTGTCGCTGGCCCTGGTGGGCCTGACCATCGCCCTGATCGTCACTGAAGTCGGGCGACTGTTCCGTGGGTACCGCGCACTCCAGCCGGCCGAGCTGACCCGTTTGATCAACAGCGAAAACGCGCTGGTGATCGACCTGTCGCCCACCGCCGATTTCGAAAAAGGCCATATTGCCGGTAGCCGGAGTGTGGCGCTGGCCAAGTTCGACCCGGCCGGCAAGCTGCTCGCCAATGCCAAGGCCTCCGCTGTGGTGGTGGTCTGCCGTAACGGAAACGCTTCCGCAGGTGCCGCCAAGACGCTGAAGAAGGCTGGCTTCGCGCAGGTGTACTGGCTCGAAGGTGGCGTCGCCGCCTGGCAGATGGCCGAGCTGCCGTTGGTCAAGGGCCGCGCCTGA
- a CDS encoding YiiD C-terminal domain-containing protein, with protein sequence MTLSCPLASALQSLQQQFNAMPPVLSMGIAVDGLYDGALRLRAPLQANVNDKANAFGGSLASLMTLASWGWLTLQLRLAGHSADVYVADSQLRYVAPVYEDLVANAEPSEMGSWEAFLATFLQRGKAPIGMRAQIALGSGTAAATLSGRFVAFAKR encoded by the coding sequence ATGACGCTTTCGTGCCCGCTCGCATCCGCCCTGCAGTCGCTGCAGCAGCAATTCAACGCCATGCCGCCAGTGCTGTCGATGGGCATCGCCGTCGACGGGTTGTACGACGGTGCGCTGCGTCTGCGCGCGCCACTGCAGGCCAATGTCAACGACAAGGCCAATGCGTTCGGCGGCAGCCTGGCCTCGCTGATGACATTGGCCAGCTGGGGATGGTTGACCCTGCAACTGCGACTGGCCGGCCACAGCGCCGATGTTTATGTCGCCGACAGCCAGCTGCGCTATGTCGCGCCGGTGTACGAGGATCTGGTGGCCAACGCCGAGCCGTCCGAAATGGGGAGCTGGGAGGCATTTTTGGCCACTTTCCTGCAACGCGGCAAGGCCCCCATCGGCATGCGTGCACAGATCGCGCTGGGCTCCGGTACGGCGGCGGCCACGTTGAGCGGGCGCTTCGTGGCGTTTGCGAAACGGTAG
- a CDS encoding uroporphyrinogen-III synthase produces MTHAAPSADAWTLISLRPSGDHAPLRRPVARHGGRVLALSPWRLQINDTAQARAALRKALEAPIAVFTSPAAVKAAHRLAPLQRPAQAQWVSVGNGTARTLQACGIDTVVRPARMDSEGLLALPLFQPPPDTVGLITAPGGRGMLAPALEQRGAHILRADVYQRIALRLRASAVQALSVALPRSVLALSSAEALSLVLQQLPATLIEAWRQRPVVASSDRMLESAHAAGFMHVVRAAGPLPVQLAAAAAAIMTPPRLC; encoded by the coding sequence ATGACGCACGCCGCCCCATCCGCCGATGCCTGGACCCTGATCTCGTTGCGGCCCAGCGGCGACCACGCGCCGCTGCGGCGACCAGTGGCGCGGCATGGCGGGCGCGTCCTCGCGCTTTCACCGTGGCGCTTGCAGATCAACGACACCGCACAGGCGCGCGCTGCGTTGCGGAAAGCGCTGGAAGCACCGATCGCAGTGTTCACCAGCCCTGCAGCCGTAAAGGCGGCGCATCGTCTTGCGCCGCTGCAACGTCCGGCGCAGGCGCAATGGGTGAGCGTGGGCAACGGCACCGCCCGCACATTGCAGGCCTGCGGGATCGACACCGTGGTACGCCCCGCGCGCATGGACAGCGAAGGGCTGCTCGCGCTGCCGCTGTTCCAGCCACCGCCGGACACGGTCGGATTGATCACCGCACCGGGTGGACGTGGCATGCTGGCACCTGCGCTGGAACAGCGCGGCGCACACATCCTGCGCGCCGATGTCTATCAACGCATTGCACTGCGATTGCGGGCATCGGCAGTGCAGGCCTTGTCCGTCGCACTGCCACGCAGTGTGTTGGCACTGAGCAGCGCCGAAGCATTATCGTTGGTCTTGCAGCAACTGCCTGCTACGCTGATCGAGGCGTGGCGGCAGCGGCCAGTGGTGGCCTCCAGCGATCGCATGCTCGAATCCGCACACGCTGCCGGCTTCATGCATGTCGTACGTGCCGCAGGTCCACTGCCCGTGCAGTTGGCCGCTGCCGCTGCCGCAATCATGACGCCGCCGCGACTTTGCTGA
- a CDS encoding uroporphyrinogen-III C-methyltransferase codes for MTDMPAPTRRFPLAWLLLVIAVVAVGAALFLGWRTWQTYRAEQLQAAEAQQQRWDGMQQMLETLRRDQRLANERQQDAASTNRVLRDEMLGLSQRSALLEETVQKLADTNRHGAQALRLDEVELMLGLGQQRLSIAGDADGARRAYALANGTLNGIDDPGYLNLRQALVQERDALDRLGAGPQAQVEQTLDKLATDLHRLPERTAQKTNAAQPWWQKVLAPLVDIRPSRGDALLTGSDRNAAHDALQIEVSLARAAAERGDVDGFAQSLRRIDTWIIRLWPDSPQRRQVRTRVRTLQQAPLRPRLPELGTTLLQLQAMREGRSTQ; via the coding sequence ATGACTGACATGCCCGCTCCCACGCGACGCTTTCCGTTGGCATGGCTGCTACTTGTCATCGCCGTGGTGGCGGTGGGCGCGGCGCTGTTTCTGGGCTGGCGCACATGGCAGACGTATCGGGCCGAACAGCTGCAAGCGGCCGAAGCGCAGCAACAGCGCTGGGATGGCATGCAACAGATGTTGGAAACGCTGCGACGCGATCAGCGACTGGCCAACGAGCGCCAGCAAGATGCAGCGTCAACCAATCGCGTGCTGCGCGATGAGATGCTCGGCTTGAGTCAGCGCAGCGCGCTACTTGAAGAAACCGTGCAAAAACTGGCAGATACCAATCGCCACGGCGCACAAGCGCTGCGGTTGGATGAAGTGGAACTGATGCTTGGGCTCGGCCAACAGCGGCTGAGCATTGCCGGCGATGCCGATGGTGCGCGCCGCGCCTATGCGCTGGCGAACGGCACGCTCAACGGCATCGACGATCCGGGGTATCTCAATTTGCGTCAGGCGCTAGTGCAGGAACGCGATGCGCTGGATCGCCTGGGTGCCGGCCCGCAAGCGCAGGTCGAACAGACATTGGACAAACTGGCCACCGATCTGCACCGTTTGCCGGAACGGACCGCGCAAAAAACCAATGCGGCACAGCCGTGGTGGCAGAAAGTACTGGCACCGCTGGTGGACATTCGTCCCAGCCGTGGCGATGCCCTGCTGACCGGCAGCGACCGCAACGCCGCGCACGATGCGTTGCAGATCGAAGTCAGCCTGGCCCGCGCGGCTGCAGAACGTGGCGATGTCGATGGCTTCGCGCAATCGCTGCGGCGCATCGATACTTGGATTATCCGGCTGTGGCCGGATTCGCCACAACGTCGCCAAGTGCGTACGCGCGTGCGCACCCTGCAACAAGCGCCACTGCGTCCGCGCCTGCCGGAACTGGGCACCACCCTGCTGCAATTGCAGGCCATGCGTGAAGGGAGATCCACCCAATGA
- a CDS encoding heme biosynthesis protein HemY, translated as MKVLRTVLILLVAVALGVLGAQWLSHQNSYDLGNVVVSVGGNDYRAAMPQAALILVIALLVLWLLWTLISLPFRVWGKYRHKKGRARLIEGLRAADHGQWQRAERLLVNASKDDEVSGIALASAVRVADARGDEAAANALAQQLAERDPTAHALLQGERHLARQRPVEAINALDIANAQPLPARGLLLRTHALAQIGRADEAYGQLGALRQQAVLAPDAYSALEATLAEQTLLQASDANALAERWETLPKPLRTYPAVLGAYAQCAALLHWDDAAVHSLEQALDTQWDESLVRLYGVLPLEKYDSRRASAQRWLTQHPDSPGLLLTLARLARHQQQWSQAEEFLHRAVANGAGSPAWEELGHGFAAAGDLLSAQHCYANALRAARGEPVHEAMPQHLLRGSIVSTYETPPADPLAPDDRAL; from the coding sequence ATGAAAGTGTTGCGTACCGTCTTGATTCTGTTGGTTGCCGTAGCGCTGGGCGTGCTCGGTGCGCAGTGGCTGTCGCACCAGAACAGTTACGACCTGGGCAACGTGGTGGTCAGCGTTGGTGGCAACGACTACCGCGCGGCCATGCCGCAAGCGGCGCTGATCCTGGTCATCGCGCTGTTGGTGTTGTGGCTGTTGTGGACGCTGATCAGCCTGCCGTTCCGCGTCTGGGGCAAGTACCGCCACAAGAAAGGCCGTGCACGCCTGATCGAAGGCCTGCGCGCGGCCGATCATGGCCAGTGGCAGCGCGCCGAACGCCTGCTGGTAAACGCCAGCAAAGACGACGAAGTCAGCGGCATTGCGTTGGCAAGCGCAGTACGGGTGGCCGACGCGCGCGGCGATGAGGCAGCGGCCAATGCACTGGCCCAGCAATTGGCCGAGCGCGACCCCACCGCGCATGCGCTACTGCAAGGCGAGCGGCATCTGGCACGGCAACGCCCGGTCGAGGCGATCAATGCACTCGACATCGCCAACGCTCAACCGCTGCCGGCGCGTGGTCTGCTGCTGCGTACGCATGCCTTGGCGCAGATCGGTCGCGCCGATGAAGCTTACGGCCAGCTCGGCGCCTTGCGTCAGCAGGCAGTGCTGGCACCCGACGCCTACAGCGCGCTGGAAGCGACGTTGGCCGAACAAACACTGTTGCAGGCCAGCGACGCCAATGCACTGGCCGAGCGTTGGGAAACATTGCCCAAACCGCTGCGCACTTATCCAGCAGTGCTCGGCGCTTACGCACAGTGCGCGGCGCTACTGCATTGGGACGATGCGGCCGTCCACAGCCTGGAACAGGCGCTGGACACGCAGTGGGACGAATCGCTGGTGCGTCTGTACGGCGTGCTGCCTCTGGAAAAATACGATTCGCGTCGCGCCAGTGCGCAGCGTTGGCTGACCCAGCATCCGGATAGCCCGGGCCTGTTGCTGACGCTGGCGCGGCTAGCACGCCACCAACAGCAGTGGTCGCAGGCCGAAGAATTTCTGCATCGCGCTGTGGCCAACGGTGCCGGTAGCCCGGCCTGGGAAGAGCTCGGACACGGCTTCGCGGCGGCCGGCGATCTGTTGTCAGCGCAGCATTGCTATGCCAATGCCTTGCGTGCCGCACGTGGTGAACCGGTGCACGAGGCCATGCCGCAGCACTTACTGCGCGGGTCGATCGTTTCGACGTATGAAACACCGCCAGCCGATCCGCTCGCGCCGGACGATCGCGCTCTGTAA
- a CDS encoding acetyl-CoA C-acetyltransferase, protein MLGQPMPAARPVAILGGVRIPFCRQNTAYADVGNLGMSVRTLGALVERFGLHGRQLGEVVMGAVIKHSADWNLAREAALSSGLSPLTPGTTLQRACGTSLDSVITIANKIALGQIDSGIGGGSDTTSEVPIVYGKKLRARLLAANRAKATGDKLKVLMGGFKLGELKPEFPGVAEPRTGKSMGDHCEDMAKEWNISRESQDEWAVASHHKLAAAYERGFFDSLIVPFRGVSRDNILRADTSLEKLATLRPAFDKASGRGTLTAANSTPLTDGAAAVLLSSEAWALAHGHTPMAYLRDAQVAAVDFVHGEGLLMAPTIAVPQMLARQGLTLQHFDIYEIHEAFAAQVLCTLRAWESENYCRNRLGLDAPLGRIDPDKINPLGSSLATGHPFAATGARVVTTAAKQLEERGGGRALISICTAGGMGVVAIVER, encoded by the coding sequence ATGCTAGGTCAACCGATGCCCGCAGCCCGTCCCGTCGCCATTCTGGGCGGCGTCCGTATCCCGTTCTGTCGTCAGAACACCGCATACGCGGACGTGGGCAACCTGGGCATGTCGGTGCGCACGCTGGGCGCACTGGTCGAGCGCTTCGGGCTGCATGGGCGGCAACTGGGCGAGGTGGTGATGGGTGCGGTGATCAAGCACTCCGCGGACTGGAACCTGGCGCGCGAGGCGGCGCTGTCGTCCGGGCTGTCGCCGTTGACCCCAGGCACCACCTTGCAGCGTGCCTGTGGCACCAGCCTGGATTCGGTGATTACCATCGCCAACAAGATCGCGTTGGGCCAGATCGACTCGGGCATCGGCGGCGGCTCGGACACGACCTCGGAAGTGCCGATCGTCTACGGCAAGAAGTTGCGTGCACGGTTGCTGGCGGCCAATCGGGCCAAGGCCACCGGCGACAAGCTCAAAGTCCTGATGGGAGGTTTCAAACTCGGCGAACTCAAGCCCGAATTCCCTGGCGTGGCCGAGCCGCGCACCGGCAAGAGCATGGGCGACCATTGTGAGGACATGGCCAAGGAATGGAACATCTCGCGCGAGTCGCAGGACGAGTGGGCGGTGGCCTCGCACCATAAGCTGGCCGCAGCGTATGAGCGCGGCTTCTTCGATTCGCTGATCGTCCCGTTTCGCGGCGTCTCGCGCGACAACATCTTGCGCGCAGATACCTCGCTGGAAAAGCTGGCCACGTTGCGCCCGGCGTTCGACAAGGCTTCCGGTCGCGGCACGCTGACTGCCGCCAATTCCACGCCGCTGACCGATGGCGCCGCTGCGGTGCTGTTGTCCAGCGAAGCCTGGGCGCTGGCGCACGGCCACACGCCGATGGCCTATCTGCGCGATGCGCAGGTGGCGGCGGTTGATTTCGTGCATGGTGAAGGCCTGTTGATGGCGCCAACTATAGCGGTGCCGCAAATGTTGGCGCGCCAGGGCCTGACCTTGCAGCACTTCGATATTTATGAAATCCACGAAGCCTTTGCCGCGCAGGTGTTGTGCACGTTGCGCGCGTGGGAAAGTGAAAATTACTGCCGCAATCGCCTGGGCTTGGACGCGCCGCTGGGCCGCATCGACCCGGACAAGATCAACCCGCTTGGCTCGTCGCTGGCCACCGGCCACCCGTTCGCCGCTACCGGCGCGCGTGTGGTGACCACCGCGGCCAAGCAGCTGGAAGAACGCGGTGGTGGCCGTGCGTTGATTTCGATCTGTACGGCTGGCGGCATGGGTGTGGTGGCAATCGTCGAGCGCTGA
- a CDS encoding protealysin inhibitor emfourin, which yields MSPQRPPVDAGMTLRLAREGGVAAFPAMRRERQVVMDELDDAQRRHLKTLLDQCLVHALSLPQAGGGDCRYFSIVWDGASEPLRIPEEHAPAELVRLWKQGTF from the coding sequence GTGAGTCCACAACGGCCGCCAGTGGATGCGGGCATGACGCTACGGCTGGCACGCGAAGGCGGTGTGGCGGCATTTCCGGCCATGCGCCGCGAGCGCCAGGTGGTGATGGATGAATTGGACGATGCGCAGCGGCGACACCTGAAGACCTTGCTGGACCAATGCCTGGTGCATGCGCTGTCGCTTCCGCAGGCCGGTGGTGGCGACTGCCGTTATTTCAGCATCGTCTGGGACGGCGCCAGCGAGCCGCTGCGCATTCCCGAAGAACATGCGCCGGCCGAACTGGTGCGGCTGTGGAAGCAGGGCACGTTTTAG
- a CDS encoding M4 family metallopeptidase: MSAFLTQRPAGILPPYLLDHVAQTAPEHVRECVLLSRQLTAQLRQQSALGLLARADAAAASHTTQAVQRRIYDAYQGSALPGTLVRDEAVAATNDVAVTEAYDYLGATHDFFQTVYGRNSIDGAGMPLIGTVHYARGYDNAFWNGEQMVFGDGDGEIFNRFTIAIDVVGHELTHGVTERTANLIYRGQSGALNESLSDVFGVLIKQYALRQTASEADWIIGAGLLMPDIKGVGLRSMQTPGTAYDDPALGKDPQSPTMAGYIDTQEDDGGVHYNSGIPNHAFYRAAVAIGGAAWEKTGRIWYRALIGGELAASADFATFAGLTVSVASADYGVGSSESKMVQQAWRDVGVLA, encoded by the coding sequence ATGTCCGCGTTCCTTACCCAGCGCCCCGCCGGGATCCTGCCGCCGTATCTGCTCGACCACGTGGCGCAGACGGCGCCCGAGCATGTGCGAGAGTGTGTGCTGCTGTCCCGTCAGCTCACCGCCCAGCTGCGTCAGCAGAGCGCGCTTGGTCTGCTTGCACGTGCCGACGCTGCGGCTGCAAGCCACACCACGCAAGCGGTGCAGCGGCGCATTTACGACGCGTACCAAGGCTCCGCGCTGCCCGGCACGCTCGTTCGCGACGAAGCTGTGGCTGCGACCAATGACGTTGCAGTGACCGAGGCTTACGACTACCTCGGCGCGACCCACGATTTCTTCCAGACCGTGTACGGGCGCAATTCGATCGACGGTGCGGGCATGCCGTTGATCGGCACCGTGCATTACGCGCGCGGCTACGACAACGCGTTCTGGAACGGCGAGCAAATGGTGTTCGGCGATGGCGACGGCGAGATCTTCAACCGCTTCACCATCGCCATCGATGTGGTCGGGCATGAGCTGACTCACGGTGTGACCGAGCGCACTGCAAACTTGATCTATCGAGGGCAGTCGGGCGCTTTGAACGAATCGCTGTCGGATGTGTTTGGCGTATTGATCAAGCAATACGCACTGCGCCAGACCGCCAGCGAGGCCGACTGGATCATCGGCGCAGGCTTGCTGATGCCCGACATCAAAGGCGTGGGCTTGCGCTCGATGCAAACACCCGGCACCGCGTACGATGACCCTGCCTTGGGCAAAGATCCGCAATCGCCCACCATGGCCGGTTATATCGATACGCAGGAGGACGATGGCGGCGTGCACTACAACTCCGGCATTCCCAATCACGCGTTTTATCGCGCAGCGGTCGCGATCGGCGGCGCTGCATGGGAAAAGACTGGCCGCATCTGGTACCGCGCGCTCATTGGCGGCGAGCTCGCCGCCAGTGCTGACTTCGCCACCTTTGCCGGATTGACCGTCAGCGTGGCCAGCGCCGATTACGGCGTCGGCAGCAGCGAGTCGAAAATGGTGCAACAGGCCTGGCGCGACGTGGGCGTGCTCGCGTGA